In Arthrobacter sp. MN05-02, the genomic stretch GGTCGGCGACGACGCGCGCCCCACCCCGAAGGACCTCGCACGCGGGATCTCCGCGGCCAGGGACGCCGTGATGGCCTTCGGGAAAGCGAAGGTCGGCGACAAGACCATGGTCGACGCCGTGGTCCCCTTCTCCGACGAGCTCTCCGCACGGGTGGGCGACGGATCCGGGCTCGCCGAGGCGTGGGCGGGAGCAGCCGCCGCAGCCACGGCAGCAGCGGAAGCCACGGCGTCGATGCGGGCCACCCTGGGGCGCGCGCGGTCCCATGGCGAGAAATCCGTCGGGACCCCCGACCCCGGCGCGGTGTCCTTCGCGCTGATCTGCACCACCATCTCGGATGTCATCAGTAACGCACCGGGCGCCCGCCCGCAGGACCACTAGGAGAGACCATGGCACTCAGGCTGATCGTCGGCTGCGACGACGCGGGATACCAGTACAAGGAGATCCTCAAGCGGGATCTCGAACAGAACGACCTCGTCGAGTCGGTGGTCGACGTCGGCGTGGGACCGGACGGCCATACGCCCTACCCCGCGGTCGCCATCGAGGCCGCCGAACGGATCGCCAGGGGCGAGGCGGATCGGGCACTGCTCATCTGCGGCACCGGGATCGGTGTCGCCATTGCGGCGAACAAGGTGCAGGGGATCCGGGCCGCCACGGCCCACGACTCCTTCTCCGTGGAGCGGTCCGTCCTGTCCAACGACTGCCAGGTGCTCTGCATGGGCCAGCGCGTCGTCGGCATCGAACTCGCCCGCCGGCTCGTCCGGGAGTGGCTGACCTACACGTTCGACACCTCGAGCGCGTCGAAGGCCAAGGTGGATGACATCCTCGCCTACGAGGGCGTGTAGCGCGCCCATGCCGAGGTTCACCATCGGCTCGAGCCTCAAGATGTACTTCGGCCATCGGCGCCAGCTCGAGTGGACGCACCGGGTGGCGGAGATCGCCTCGACCCACCCGGCGGTCCAGCAGGGCGTGGTGGAGCCCTTCGTCATCCCGACGTTCCCGTCCATCCCTGCGGTCCGGGACCTCGCCGCGCCCGGGGGGTTGCTCGTGGGAGCGCAGGACGTGCACTGGGAGGATGCCGGCGCCTACACCGGCGAGGTCTCGGCCGCCGAACTGGCGGAGATCGGCGTCCGGCTCGTGGAGATCAACCACGCGGAGCGGCGGTCGATGTTCGGCGAGACGGACGCCACAGCCGCTCGGAAGGTCCTGGCGAGCCTTCGCCACGGCCTCGTACCGGTCCTCTGCATCGGCGAGGCGGAACAGGGCGAGCACGCGTCGGCGATCCGAGCGTGCGTGCGGGAGCTCGAGGCCTGCCTCGCGGACGCTCGCCGCGAAGGGACCGGAGGGCAGGTGATCGTGGCCTACGAGCCCGTCTGGGCGATCGGGAAGGCTGACCCGGCACCCGACACCCATATCCGGGCCGTCACCGGAGCCCTCCGTGCACACCTGCGCGATGACGGACTGGTGCAGGAGCCGCGCGTGATCTACGGGGGCAGTGCCGGTCCCGGGCTGCTGACGCGCATCGCTCCCGATGTCGACGGCATGTTCCTCGGCCGGTTCGCACACGACCCGGCCGCGTTCGAGGACATCCTGGACGAGGCATGGGAGATTGGGTCGGGTGATGACAGTAGCGCACTCTGACCGACCGGCTCCGGACATCGACCGGCGCGGCCTACGGGACCGTGTGTACGACCGGATCCTGGACATCCTCCTGTCGAGCGAGATGGAGCCAGGGGCGAGACTGTCGATCGACACGGTCGCCAAACAGCTCAAGGTCTCCCCGACGCCTGTCCGGGAGGCCATGGTCCAGCTGGAGCGCACCGGACTGGTGACCCGGGAGGCGCTCAAGGGGTACCGCGTCGCGCCTCCCCTCGGCCCCGAGCAGCTCGACGAACTGTTCGAGGCACGGATCATGCTGGAGGTCGAGGCGGCCCGGCTCGCAGCACCACGCGCCGCCTCCTTCCTCCCCGCCCTGCGCCGGGCACACGAGCACCACCACGAGATGGGCGAGCGGGTCACCGCCGCGATGCTGAGCGGCGACGTCCCGATCCGGACCATCCACGACTACTTCGACGCCGACAACGCGTTCCACCTGGTCATCCTCGACGCCGCGGGCAACCGCTATGTCCAGGACATGTACGCCAACCTGGGGGCACTGACCCACCGGATGCGGCAGGCCGTCATCAGGGGGACGAGTGATGTCTCCGAAGCAGCCGCGGAGCACGCCGTGATCCTGGACGCATTCGCCGGTGGAGACGCAGAAGCCCCCGTCCGGGCCCTGCGCGCCCACATCGAGGGCGTCCGGGCCCGTTCCCTGAGCGACTCGTCCCCGGGCTGAAGCGGCTCTTCCGAAAAGCCTTGCAGAGGCAGGGAGTCGCGTCTATATTTCCTATAGGATCTTTCCTCTTTTCTGATGTCCCCGATTGCAATGGAGCAAGTAGATGTCTCTGCAACCCGCGTTCTCGGCGCAGGACTGGCCGATCGCCACCTGCCTGCACGGCATTCCGACCGTGAGCAGGGAGGGTGTCGCACTCCACGACGCCGACCCGGAGGCGTGGGACGACATGTTCGGCCAGGTGGAGCACGTCGGATTCTCGTTGGCAGAGCTCGCCGACAGCCACGTCCGGCCGGCCGACCTCGAACCGTCCC encodes the following:
- a CDS encoding GntR family transcriptional regulator: MTVAHSDRPAPDIDRRGLRDRVYDRILDILLSSEMEPGARLSIDTVAKQLKVSPTPVREAMVQLERTGLVTREALKGYRVAPPLGPEQLDELFEARIMLEVEAARLAAPRAASFLPALRRAHEHHHEMGERVTAAMLSGDVPIRTIHDYFDADNAFHLVILDAAGNRYVQDMYANLGALTHRMRQAVIRGTSDVSEAAAEHAVILDAFAGGDAEAPVRALRAHIEGVRARSLSDSSPG
- a CDS encoding triosephosphate isomerase, whose protein sequence is MPRFTIGSSLKMYFGHRRQLEWTHRVAEIASTHPAVQQGVVEPFVIPTFPSIPAVRDLAAPGGLLVGAQDVHWEDAGAYTGEVSAAELAEIGVRLVEINHAERRSMFGETDATAARKVLASLRHGLVPVLCIGEAEQGEHASAIRACVRELEACLADARREGTGGQVIVAYEPVWAIGKADPAPDTHIRAVTGALRAHLRDDGLVQEPRVIYGGSAGPGLLTRIAPDVDGMFLGRFAHDPAAFEDILDEAWEIGSGDDSSAL
- a CDS encoding D-erythrulose-4-phosphate isomerase, with product MALRLIVGCDDAGYQYKEILKRDLEQNDLVESVVDVGVGPDGHTPYPAVAIEAAERIARGEADRALLICGTGIGVAIAANKVQGIRAATAHDSFSVERSVLSNDCQVLCMGQRVVGIELARRLVREWLTYTFDTSSASKAKVDDILAYEGV